The Drosophila busckii strain San Diego stock center, stock number 13000-0081.31 unplaced genomic scaffold, ASM1175060v1 hic_scaffold_51, whole genome shotgun sequence genome includes a window with the following:
- the LOC108599645 gene encoding alpha-tocopherol transfer protein isoform X1 → MASLEVSSMPTIEHKLNISEEEIPAKIRVIAESQGECPKSKHEIIAQFRNYISEQNECQPHRNDDKYLQKFLRARYWKVENSYHLLCNYYKFREQNKHYYEKVRPIDLRHVGDENILTVTPYRDQHGHRIIIYRFGIWRPSQVTVDDIFKATIILQELGSLEPISQIVGGVAIFDMKSLALDHILHLSPGVAQKMIALLVTTMPIRTAALHIVNQNWLFNAAFKFFKPFLNAAMREKLFIHGSDMNSLHKHINRENLPKRYGGMQDDYSYTLWLDMLDTQASNSEVHKDMEQLGFIFD, encoded by the exons ATG GCCTCCCTTGAAGTAAGCAGCATGCCTACCATAGAgcacaaattgaatatttcGGAGGAAGAAATTCCCGCGAAGATAAGAGTGATAGCCGAAAGCCAAGGGGAGTGTCCAAAGAGCAAACATGAAATTATTGCGCAATTTCGTAACTATATTTCGG AGCAAAATGAATGCCAGCCACATCGCAATGATGACAAATATCTGCAAAAGTTTCTGCGTGCGCGCTACTGGAAAGTCGAAAATAGTTATCATTTG CTTTGTAATTACTATAAATTTCGTGAGCAGAATAAGCACTACTATGAGAAAGTGCGTCCCATTGATCTCAGGCATGTAGGTGATGAGAACATATTGACTGTAACTCCGTACAGAGATCAACATGGTCATCGTATAATTATCTATCGCTTTGGCATCTGGCGTCCTAGTCAAGTTACAGTTGATGACATATTTAAGGCAACTATTATACTTCAAGAGCTTGGCTCATTGGAACCCATCTCACAGATTGTGGGCGGTGTTGCCATTTTTGACATGAAAAGTCTGGCCTTGGATCACATCCTACATTTGAGCCCTGGAGTAGCACAGAAAATGATTGCACTGCTAGTG ACTACCATGCCCATACGTACTGCTGCCTTGCATATTGTCAATCAGAATTGGCTATTTAATGCGGCCTTTAAGTTCTTTAAGCCATTTTTAAATGCGGCCATGCGCgaaaaactatttatacatGGCAGTGATATGAACTCCCTGCACAAGCACATTAACCGGGAGAACCTACCTAAGAG ATATGGTGGCATGCAAGATGATTATTCTTATACGCTGTGGCTAGATATGCTTGATACGCAAGCCTCCAATAGTGAAGTTCATAAGGATATGGAGCAACTGGGCTTTATTTTTGACTAA
- the LOC108599458 gene encoding transcription factor MafB codes for MKMEDPTIADTYVQEFNLDHLGVGVAGNSVTALTPVVAVGHVKREDHSPPQPVKWTTVHGADPPADDESEPMPQPLPISVVDGPGPGPGGDVSQLASVSHIKLRSFSGHQWHMDERRLQPLSPPPEGYVGGPMGGQAVLVNTTSSSTSSAAAVAVAAAAVAATSSVPVGVPSTPPETPPVVGSPTGSSSCPSQAYAHHYHAGRTAASANVAAVGLSQEMMWLPNSMRTDQQPLDLRPLACPGSQEEAEEWERQREYAMHLAASHHHGHPLMQSHHPARHMQAQLPTHHAHHHFHSLEHPLPINMHSNSNNSYAGSPAPGAGTGTLTGQLTFSNCGPQLASTGSSSGASSGSNSRGCVRSLMQPCRPLSASSTRSSINSPRTCGGYSNATTEDPLDDDQLTSLTVRELNKRLHGCPREEVVRLKQKRRTLKNRGYAQNCRSKRLHQRHELEKANRVLNQDLHRLKLEYSRVCQERDALVQRLQQQQRTSAAAADSQSSPEFYL; via the coding sequence ATGAAAATGGAAGATCCCACCATCGCCGACACATATGTGCAAGAGTTTAATTTGGATCATCTGGGTGTAGGCGTTGCCGGCAATTCTGTAACAGCTCTGACGCCCGTAGTAGCTGTGGGTCATGTGAAGCGCGAAGATCACAGTCCGCCGCAGCCAGTCAAATGGACAACAGTGCATGGCGCCGATCCGCCAGCAGATGATGAATCTGAGCCCATGCCCCAACCGCTGCCCATATCCGTAGTCGATGGCCCTGGCCCTGGCCCTGGCGGTGATGTCTCCCAGCTGGCATCCGTATCGCACATTAAGCTGCGTTCCTTTTCGGGCCACCAATGGCACATGGACGAGCGCCGCTTGCAGCCGCTAAGTCCGCCGCCTGAAGGCTACGTGGGCGGTCCCATGGGCGGTCAAGCTGTGCTGGTGAATACAACCTCCTCCTCAACTTCCTCTGCTGCGGccgtggctgttgctgctgctgcagttgccgcCACCTCCTCGGTGCCGGTGGGCGTGCCCTCCACACCGCCAGAGACGCCGCCAGTTGTGGGCTCGcccacaggcagcagcagctgccccaGCCAGGCCTATGCGCATCATTATCACGCCGGACGCACTGCTGCCAGCGCCAATGTAGCAGCAGTGGGTCTTAGCCAGGAGATGATGTGGCTGCCCAACTCCATGCGCACGGATCAACAGCCGCTGGACCTACGCCCGCTGGCCTGTCCCGGCTCACAAGAGGAGGCAGAGGAGTGGGAGCGCCAGCGGGAGTATGCTATGCATTTGGCTGCCTCACATCATCATGGACATCCGCTCATGCAAAGCCATCATCCGGCGCGTCATATGCAGGCGCAGCTGCCCACACACCATGCACACCATCATTTTCACAGCCTCGAACACCCGCTGCCCATCAACATGCACTCCAACTCAAACAACTCCTATGCCGGCAGTCCAGCACCTGGCGCCGGCACCGGCACCCTTACTGGCCAACTGACATTCTCCAATTGCGGTCCGCAGCTGGCCTCAacgggcagcagcagtggcgccAGCAGCGGCTCCAATTCGCGCGGCTGTGTTCGGTCCCTGATGCAGCCCTGTCGCCCGCTCTCGGCCAGCTCGACACGCTCCTCCATAAACTCGCCGCGCACCTGTGGCGGCTACAGCAATGCCACCACCGAGGATCCGCTGGACGATGATCAGCTGACGAGCTTGACGGTGCGTGAGCTGAACAAGCGTCTGCATGGCTGCCCACGCGAGGAGGTAGTGCGTCTCAAGCAGAAGCGGCGCACGCTGAAGAACCGCGGCTACGCACAGAACTGTCGCTCCAAGCGCCTGCACCAACGGCACGAACTGGAGAAGGCCAATCGTGTGCTCAATCAGGATCTGCATCGACTCAAGCTCGAGTATTCACGCGTCTGTCAGGAGCGGGATGCGCTCGTCcagcgtctgcagcagcagcagcgaacgagcgccgctgccgctgacaGCCAAAGCTCACCGGAGTTTTATCTATGA
- the LOC108599645 gene encoding alpha-tocopherol transfer protein-like isoform X2, giving the protein MPTIEHKLNISEEEIPAKIRVIAESQGECPKSKHEIIAQFRNYISEQNECQPHRNDDKYLQKFLRARYWKVENSYHLLCNYYKFREQNKHYYEKVRPIDLRHVGDENILTVTPYRDQHGHRIIIYRFGIWRPSQVTVDDIFKATIILQELGSLEPISQIVGGVAIFDMKSLALDHILHLSPGVAQKMIALLVTTMPIRTAALHIVNQNWLFNAAFKFFKPFLNAAMREKLFIHGSDMNSLHKHINRENLPKRYGGMQDDYSYTLWLDMLDTQASNSEVHKDMEQLGFIFD; this is encoded by the exons ATGCCTACCATAGAgcacaaattgaatatttcGGAGGAAGAAATTCCCGCGAAGATAAGAGTGATAGCCGAAAGCCAAGGGGAGTGTCCAAAGAGCAAACATGAAATTATTGCGCAATTTCGTAACTATATTTCGG AGCAAAATGAATGCCAGCCACATCGCAATGATGACAAATATCTGCAAAAGTTTCTGCGTGCGCGCTACTGGAAAGTCGAAAATAGTTATCATTTG CTTTGTAATTACTATAAATTTCGTGAGCAGAATAAGCACTACTATGAGAAAGTGCGTCCCATTGATCTCAGGCATGTAGGTGATGAGAACATATTGACTGTAACTCCGTACAGAGATCAACATGGTCATCGTATAATTATCTATCGCTTTGGCATCTGGCGTCCTAGTCAAGTTACAGTTGATGACATATTTAAGGCAACTATTATACTTCAAGAGCTTGGCTCATTGGAACCCATCTCACAGATTGTGGGCGGTGTTGCCATTTTTGACATGAAAAGTCTGGCCTTGGATCACATCCTACATTTGAGCCCTGGAGTAGCACAGAAAATGATTGCACTGCTAGTG ACTACCATGCCCATACGTACTGCTGCCTTGCATATTGTCAATCAGAATTGGCTATTTAATGCGGCCTTTAAGTTCTTTAAGCCATTTTTAAATGCGGCCATGCGCgaaaaactatttatacatGGCAGTGATATGAACTCCCTGCACAAGCACATTAACCGGGAGAACCTACCTAAGAG ATATGGTGGCATGCAAGATGATTATTCTTATACGCTGTGGCTAGATATGCTTGATACGCAAGCCTCCAATAGTGAAGTTCATAAGGATATGGAGCAACTGGGCTTTATTTTTGACTAA